A genomic region of Saccopteryx bilineata isolate mSacBil1 chromosome 1, mSacBil1_pri_phased_curated, whole genome shotgun sequence contains the following coding sequences:
- the TMDD1 gene encoding LOW QUALITY PROTEIN: transmembrane and death domain protein 1 (The sequence of the model RefSeq protein was modified relative to this genomic sequence to represent the inferred CDS: deleted 1 base in 1 codon), with the protein MAQAPAGILVVALALCGWVRVPAGATDAMGPHTAVRLAELLTPEECSHFQSLLKAPEPDVKAELDRLSENRLARAESPWPTSRSQGRQQREVKDRAADPEEVSEGCRERLAAWLSAEAQHLPWDRVARALRRSGRPDVAWELGKNLHQQATLQLRKFGQRYLWPRAPLAPAPAPASRSRRAAGPDPNWDELKLIVERLPQAPYERSPVGWVGPLALGLFTGFMGTLGAGALLMLLTQWITGGDGDGDGEPLGSPGSPITARRKPVEAHGWWEAKPLLSEEHLVSPGEWANSSWARSSLTLVFPAVK; encoded by the exons ATGGCGCAGGCTCCAGCCGGGATCTTAGTCGTGGCCCTAGCACTCTGCGGCTGGGTGCGAGTTCCTGCGGGGGCCACGGACGCCATGGGTCCTCACACAGCCGTCCGTCTGGCTGAGCTACTGACCCCAGAGGAGTGCAGCCATTTCCAGTCGCTCCTGAAGGCGCCAGAGCCGGATGTCAAGGCCGAGCTGGACAGGCTTTCTGAAAACCGATTGGCCCGGGCCGAATCACCGTGGCCCACATCGAGGTCGCAGGGCCGGCAGCAGCGGGAGGTGAAGGACCGGGCAGCTGACCCCGAGGAGGTCTCCGAGGGCTGTCGGGAGCGGCTGGCAGCTTGGCTCTCCGCCGAGGCCCAGCACCTGCCCTGGGACCGCGTGGCCCGGGCCCTGCGGCGCAGCGGCCGCCCGGACGTGGCCTGGGAGTTGGGCAAGAACCTCCACCAGCAGGCGACGCTGCAGCTGCGCAAGTTCGGCCAGCGCTACCTGTGGCCCCGCGCGCCcctggcccctgcccctgccccagcctcgcGCTCCCGCCGCGCCGCAGGCCCGGACCCTAACTGGGATGAGCTGAAGTTGATTGTAGAGCGACTGCCCCAGGCACCGTACGAGCGCAGCCCCGTGGGCTGGGTCGGGCCGCTGGCTCTCGGCCTCTTCACCGGCTTCATGGGTACACTGGGCGCTGGGGCGCTGCTCATGCTGCTCACGCAGTGGATCACCGGCGGCGATGGCGATGGCGATGGGGAGCCACTCGGCAGCCCTGGCTCTCCCATCACTGCCCGGCGCAAG CCCGTCGAGGCGCATGGCTGGTGGGAGGCAAAGCCACTCTTGAGTGAAGAGCACCTCGTGTCTCCGGGGGAATGGGCCAACTCGTCCTGGGCCAGATCCTCCTTAACCCTAGTGTTCCCGGCTGTAAAGTAG